From a single Paramisgurnus dabryanus chromosome 17, PD_genome_1.1, whole genome shotgun sequence genomic region:
- the stx11a gene encoding syntaxin-11a, with the protein MRDRLSELASIANKVLQEESRVDKGENVDEDELEQHAVVFEGEDIMEDTFREAQSIQKDIAQLRMEVKRLGKQNTRFLTSVRRISSIKRDSNTIARSIKTKGEHLYARIQKMDALRKELEEQHGAESALVRMVRHQFVSITSSFHEAMNEYNNAEMAQRDNCKTRIQRQAEIMGKEVTGEQVEQMIETGKWNVFSDDLLTDGRTARSALNEIENRHKELLELESRIKDIHELFFQLALLVEEQGPMVDNIEANVCATEDYVAKATEQIKKAVKYKKKNPCRQLFCCCFPCCNK; encoded by the coding sequence ATGAGAGACAGGCTGAGTGAACTGGCAAGTATCGCCAACAAAGTCCTCCAGGAGGAAAGCCGCGTCGATAAAGGAGAAAACGTGGACGAAGATGAACTGGAACAGCACGCGGTGGTGTTTGAAGGAGAGGACATCATGGAGGACACCTTCAGAGAAGCCCAATCCATCCAGAAAGACATCGCCCAGCTCAGGATGGAGGTGAAGAGATTGGGCAAGCAGAACACTCGGTTCCTGACCTCCGTCAGACGCATCAGCAGCATCAAACGTGACTCCAACACGATCGCACGTAGCATCAAAACCAAAGGGGAGCACCTGTACGCTCGGATACAGAAGATGGACGCTCTCCGTAAAGAGCTGGAGGAACAGCACGGAGCCGAATCGGCTTTGGTCCGCATGGTGCGCCACCAGTTCGTCTCCATAACGTCGTCGTTTCACGAGGCCATGAACGAATACAACAACGCCGAAATGGCGCAGAGGGACAACTGCAAGACTCGCATTCAAAGGCAAGCGGAGATCATGGGTAAAGAGGTCACCGGTGAACAGGTCGAGCAAATGATCGAGACGGGAAAGTGGAACGTGTTCTCGGACGACTTGCTCACGGACGGGCGAACCGCTCGCTCGGCGCTCAATGAGATCGAGAATCGCCACAAGGAGCTTTTGGAGTTGGAGAGTCGTATCAAAGACATCCACGAGCTCTTTTTCCAGTTGGCCCTGCTGGTGGAGGAACAAGGGCCCATGGTGGACAACATCGAGGCCAACGTGTGCGCCACCGAGGACTATGTGGCCAAAGCTACGGAACAGATAAAGAAGGCTGTCAAATACAAAAAGAAAAACCCTTGCAGACAGCTTTTCTGTTGTTGCTTCCCGTGTTGCAATAAATGA